In the genome of Mucisphaera calidilacus, one region contains:
- a CDS encoding glycosyltransferase family 4 protein: protein MSDTGSVLINGLSIGGGGGLTVGVELTRALAHARPDWTVRLLLTENHPLHEEALHADWPENAELIWADPATQQRRPRDAYERTELPELVRARNADSLVQLNGMMPAGNPAIDAPIICHHQDPWPYRPQAWLSWKHRVIAFLKRRRHRNALRKADWLTFTSNYLLQTITQHHRYPTDRCSVLANGLPDAMIRLARTGPAQEAEEDRADEILTVSNVSPYKQQWRVIDALAELTRRGHKDVIYRVIGGGDERDLTALRERARQLGIARRVRVEGRVDEARVVWAYERARVFALHSQCESFGIPAIEAMAYGVPVVVADCCALPEVTDNAALHADPDNTTALADAIERLLTDEDLSADLAARGRERVEQFKWSDSGQQLATLIEQLTRN from the coding sequence ATGTCGGACACAGGTTCGGTCTTGATCAACGGTTTGTCCATCGGCGGCGGCGGTGGCCTCACCGTAGGCGTCGAACTCACGCGCGCCCTCGCACACGCGCGCCCCGACTGGACCGTCCGACTCCTCCTCACCGAAAACCACCCCCTCCACGAAGAAGCCCTCCACGCCGACTGGCCCGAAAACGCCGAACTCATCTGGGCCGACCCCGCCACGCAACAACGACGACCACGCGACGCCTACGAACGCACCGAGCTCCCCGAACTCGTCCGCGCACGCAACGCCGACTCACTCGTCCAGCTCAACGGCATGATGCCCGCCGGAAACCCGGCCATCGACGCCCCCATCATCTGCCACCACCAGGACCCCTGGCCCTACCGGCCCCAGGCATGGCTCAGCTGGAAACACCGCGTCATCGCCTTCCTCAAACGACGACGACACCGCAACGCCCTCCGCAAGGCCGACTGGCTCACCTTCACCAGCAACTACCTCCTCCAGACCATCACCCAACACCACCGCTACCCCACCGACCGCTGCTCCGTCCTCGCCAACGGCCTGCCCGATGCCATGATCCGGCTCGCACGCACCGGCCCCGCCCAGGAAGCCGAAGAAGACCGCGCCGACGAGATCCTCACCGTCAGCAACGTCTCGCCCTACAAGCAGCAGTGGCGCGTCATCGACGCCCTCGCCGAACTCACCCGACGCGGCCACAAAGACGTCATCTACCGCGTCATCGGAGGCGGCGACGAACGCGACCTCACCGCGCTCCGCGAACGCGCCCGGCAACTCGGCATCGCGCGACGCGTCCGCGTCGAGGGACGCGTCGACGAAGCACGCGTCGTGTGGGCCTACGAACGCGCCCGCGTCTTCGCACTCCACAGCCAGTGCGAGAGCTTCGGCATCCCCGCCATCGAGGCCATGGCCTACGGCGTGCCCGTCGTCGTCGCCGACTGCTGCGCCCTGCCCGAGGTCACCGACAACGCCGCACTCCACGCCGACCCCGACAACACCACCGCCCTCGCCGACGCGATCGAACGACTCCTCACCGACGAAGACCTCTCCGCCGACCTCGCCGCACGCGGCCGCGAACGCGTCGAACAATTCAAGTGGTCCGACTCAGGCCAACAACTCGCCACCCTCATCGAACAACTAACCCGAAACTAA